The window CTAACTAATTATGTAGCCATCACCCCCTTAACAGAATGAAATTTATATTGATTTCTATACCCTTACCTTTAAATTAGCTATAAACCATAATATTGGTGTTAAGATTACTGATATAAGTATTAAGCTAAATTTTGATATATCACAACAACATATCAGGGCATAGATATAATCAACAGATATAAGCTTAACTATCTTAATAGTTCCCTTAAACCAAAGGGAATAATATAACAGAAGATATCATCTCAATTAATAAACTAAAGATGATCACCCTGTGTGGTTTCGTTTTCATAGATTAAGAAAATAAACAACTATTATATCTTTTAAAAAGTTTCTTACTAGAACAAATCAATGTTAATGATCTTATGGATTCGTTTTCACACAAAAAAATAAGTAACCATTATTATATACTCTAAAGAATCCCTTAATAGATAAATTAAAGGTAATAATTTCATGGTTTCGTTTTCACAAAGAAGAAAATATCATCATACATCTTCTAAAAAACTACTACAGAAATAATTAATATATTTTCACTTAATAGATAAACAAAAATTTTGCCATTAAACAAAAAAACACCCAATATTAATCGATCTTATCTTACACAGATCTATTATATGGGTATTCTAAACTTATATTAAAAATTATCCCTATTCAATTATTAAAAATATTTATTTTCAATTTAATTATAATTTTAATGATTACAATTAAATCTTAAATTTGAAGAAAATAAAACGGATATCAATAAACTTATTACGTTATATGATGATTATACCATAAAAAACATTTTTTTTCAATTATTATTTTATATTATTTATTACTTTTTTATTTGTAACTATAATTTAAAATATATAGAGCAAAATTATCTCTCTAGATTTGTATTATAGTAAATTATTTTTTACTGTAATTATATATTTGTTGATATTATCTCAAATTCCTGCTTAAATTTTAATTTTTTTATTATTTTCATTTCTATCGAAAAATAACCAACAGAGCTAAATTAATTTTGTCTTAATTTAGTGCAAGACCAATTCTTAGTTATTTCTCCTTTAGGATATATAGCTAACAACAATTCTTTTAATAATTAATTAAAACTTAACGAAAACTCAATCTATATGAGTTTAATTAATAATCTTCAGAAAAAACAGTAAAAAATCTTCTAGGCATTAACTTTCACAGCGCCCTAAGAAATGCTCTTTTCTGAGGAAATACTTTTGGGGTAACTTAGTTCTCAATTTAAAATCTTTAGTAATAAAAATTTCTTTACTATTTAGTTTGTGTCTGATAATCTTTTTGAACTAATTTTATGGAAAAATTCAATTTAATCCATATAAGACAAAAATTAAATAATTAGCCACCGATTAACACAGATACACATAAATAGGGAATCAATTAAAAAATAAATATTATAGTGAAGATCCGTGTTTATCTGTGGCAAAACCTTTTTAATTTTTTAAGTTCATTTATAATTGCTAGTATGAAATATTTACCATTTTATTATATATATTATATAGTTAACAATCTACTTTAACAATTAAATATAAATCCAGAATATTTAATCATTATTAACTAAACCATAATAATGAACACCAAGTCCAGAAATTTCATGATCAATATCTAAACCTGGTATCCCAATCTTACCATGAATAGCAACAGCTAAATGAGAATCTTTCTTTACTATTCCAATCTTAATTCCTGCACCAGAGATGCTACTCATTGGTCCATTCAACCCAACCAAAGCACGCTCAACACATCTAGTCAATACACGGCGATCTTGGATACCATCATCTATTACATCACCCTTGACAGCAGCACCTAAAGCATTACGTAACACCTTATTCTTTAAATCTTCCCCTTTACCTCCTGCACGAGTGATAACAGCACCAAAACCTTCATTAATTATAGCTTCTACTATCATATCATCATGTTTATCATCTACCATAGATAAAACTGTAGCAAGCTTTCCTAATTCTCTTCCACCATCTATTCTAACAATATCCTCTACTGTAAATTCATTTAACTTCACCTTATATTCACCCCATTGTTCTTATTTTTATTATAGGTAAGCCTTACTTATGATTAATTTTCACTTCTAAGAGTCTCTTCTAATCTCTTAGTAAACTCTTGGGCAGCATTATATCCTGTACTCTTTAACCTATAATTCATTGCTGCTACTTCCATAACCATAGCTAAGTTTCTACCAGGTCTTACTGGTATAGTTACTTTAGGTATAGTAACATCTAAAATCTCTTCAGTATCATCTTGAATACCCAATCTATCATAATTTTTAGCATTATCCCATTTTTCTAATTCAGCTATCAAATCTATAGACTGCTCTTCTCTAACAGCTCCAGCACCAAAGAGTGTTCTTACATTAATAATTCCTAAACCCCTTAACTCCATATAATGTTTAGAAATTTCAGGAGAACGCCCAACAAGAGCACCTCTCATAAACCTTCTTATTATAACTGCATCATCGGCTACCAGTCGATGCCCTCTCTTTACTAAATCCAAGGCACTTTCACTCTTACCAATTCCACTGTCACCCTTAATAAATACTCCAACACCATAAACCTCTACTAAAACTCCATGTTTAGTAACTTCTGGCGAAAATTCACTCTCTAAATAATCAGTCAATCTACTAACAAAGCTAGTTGTAGAATAATCTGTACTAAGTAGCGGAATCTGATTTTTTTGAGATAAGTCTATTAACTCTTGTGGTGGCTCTAACCCTCTAGCAATAACAATACAAGGGATATCGTAGCTACAAAATTTATCTAACCTCTCAATCAATAACTCTTTTGGTAATTCTTGTAAGAACGAAAGCTCTGTTCTTCCTAAAACTTGTACTCTATCAGGAGTAAAATAATCAAAAAATCCAGCTAACTCTAGACCCGGTCTTTTAATATCACTAACCAGAATTACATTTTCAATTGGTATCTGATTAATCTGTTGTAGATGAAAATGTTCTACTATCTTTTCTACAGATATGCTATTCATTATTCCACCTCTTAAGCAGTAAGTAACCAGTGGTAATTGGTGAGTAGTAAAAATGTAACTATTTAATCTTTACTACCCACTTTTAACTACTTACTATTTGTCTAATTTTTTGTGTAATTCAATTAACTCTTTAATTAATTTGATTTCTGTTTTAGCAGCCATTAAATGATCTTTTGCATGAACTAACAATAAGGTAGGAACTATTCTATTATCTTTATCATCTTTTTGCATAGCCTTAGATTGTACTTCATGACCAAGGTTAAATTCCTTATCAGCTTCTGCTAATAAATTCTCCGCTTGCTCATAGTCTCCCTTTTTTGCTGCAACCAATGCATCATTGGCTAAATCCTTCGCATTTCCCCCATGTAAAGTAATCTGAAAAGCCGTTTTGTCTAAATTTATATTCTCCATACCAACAACCCCCTTGAAATTTATTTAATTTATTACAATCAGAGAAATTTATAAATTTCTCTGATATATAACCGATTTTAAAAAGATTATAGCAAATCTAATTCAGCTAAAGCAGTAGCTACTGCTCCCAATACACCAACATCACTGCCTAATTGAGCTGTAATAATGTTAACATCTTCTATTAAAGAGTTCATTGCTCTTGCTTTTATAGTCGAGTTTACCTTATCCTCAATCAATTTCCATGATTGGGATACTCCCCCACCTATAACTATAGTATCGGGATTGAATATATTAATTAAACTCGCCATTCCTATTCCTAAATAATCAGCAATCTTATCCATAATCTCTCTTGCTACCTTATCACCTTTTTCTGCTGCCTTAGCTACAACTGCTCCATTAACTTCTGAAGGATCATTAACAAGTTTACTCATTAAAGTATCTTTACCTGCTTCCACTGCTTCTCTTCCCAGCCTACCTAAAGCAGTCCCAGAAGCAATAGCTTCCCAACAACCATAATTACCACAACCACATTGAACATCACTGTCAGGAATAATAGTCATATGACCTATCTCACCAGCAGCATCACCAGCACCGTGGAATATCTCTTTATTAATTATAACTCCTCCACCAATCCCAGTACTTACAGTCATATAAATCATATTTTCTGCTGCTTTTCCTGCACCAAACCACTTTTCACCTAAAGCAGCTGCATTAGCATCATTCTCTAAAAAGATAGGGGTATCTAATTCTCTTAATTCTTCGATAATATTAACATTATCTAACTTTAAATTAGGAGTATGTTTAATAACACCCTTTTTGATATTAACAGGTCCTGGTACCCCTAAACCAATCCCTTTAACCTGGGATAAATCTATATCAGTCTCTTTTATAACCCCATAAACTGTATCTTTAATCTTTTGGATAACTGCTTCTTTTCCCTTTTCAGCTTCTGTATCCTTTCTCACTCTGGCTAAAATATTCCCTTCTAAATCAGCTACTGCAGTCAAAATCTTTGTTCCACCTAAATCTACACCAACCACATATTCTTTTTGCAAAAAATTTCCCTCCCTAATATATGTATAATTATATGATCAATAGTAGAACTATTGATTATTACTTAAAATTATAAGGTCCATTAACCTGCTTTTTGATACCGTACTTTACCAATAAATTAATAGTAGCATTATTAGATATTAAAGCTATCCCACCCATAAACAATATAAGTAAACCAAATACAATAACAATATTTAAAATACCAAATAACATAATATTAAAGAAAACAAATAAAGTATATAATAAATTATTAATCGTTAACATACTTGCATACTTTAATATACTCCAAATAGAATCGTTTTCAGCCACTTCTCCCAACTCTATCATCAAAGGGAATATATAAAGACTAACCATACCTAAAAATATTAATATATATATATATAAAGGTGTTAATATTATCCCAATTTTATGCTGAAAATTGAAAAGAAATTTAAAATCTATAATCAAAATAAAAAATATCATAGCAAATAAACATGTGATAACCAAAGACTTTAAGAAATATTTTTTTATTCCAATCCAAAAATCCTTTATTGAAATATGATTATAATTAACAATTTTATTGCTAATATAAAAAGACTGTGCTGTCATAGGTCCAATTATAATTAACCCTATTACAACAGGAAGATAAAATCCGACTTGAATACTTATGTAACTTAAAATAATCAATAATCCTGCAGTAAAAAACCACAGCATACTACTAGCTACTATAGAAAAAAGATTTCTATATATCTCTTTGTAACTCTTCTTAACTAAATTCCAAACAGTCATAATCTCCATCCTTTTACTACAGAAATTAGAAAATAAAGAAATTTGATAAAGCATTTAGCTGTTAACCATTAAGCTAACAGCTTGTTTATGAAAGAACTTTAAAAATTAACAAATTAAATTTATATCCTACAAATCTAAGTACTTCTACATAATCGACTTTACATCCTGCAACTTTGAAAATAAATATTTTATTCTGAAAAATATTTATCTACTCTAATGTCAGTCAACATACTATCATAAGCTATAAATTAAAATACTCTTTTTAAATTTGGACTATCAGTCTTGCCTGGGATTCTACCTCTTTTAGCAATAGGGTTACCATCAATCTCTTTAATATCCATAGTCATATCAATAGCTTTAGCACCTGAGATATAGCTACCTACACCAAAACCATTAACTCCTAAACTCTTTAACTCTATAATTCTTTCTGGCGTCAAACCACCAGACACAAAGATATCTACATGATTATGACCTGCTTGATCTAATCTAGCCCTTACTTCTTTAACCAATCCAGGTGTTACTCCACCACGTTCAGAAGCTGTATCTAAACGGATTCCATCAAGATTCTCTTTTAGGGCATCAGCAAGCCTTAAAGCCTCAACCGCTTCATCTTGGAAAGTATCAACTAAGATTATCCTTGCAGCATCATCAGGCATAAATTCATCATAAGCCTTAGCTACTTTTAAAGTATCACCAACGGTCAAAATC of the Orenia metallireducens genome contains:
- a CDS encoding HutP family protein; this translates as MKLNEFTVEDIVRIDGGRELGKLATVLSMVDDKHDDMIVEAIINEGFGAVITRAGGKGEDLKNKVLRNALGAAVKGDVIDDGIQDRRVLTRCVERALVGLNGPMSSISGAGIKIGIVKKDSHLAVAIHGKIGIPGLDIDHEISGLGVHYYGLVNND
- the hprK gene encoding HPr(Ser) kinase/phosphatase, which codes for MNSISVEKIVEHFHLQQINQIPIENVILVSDIKRPGLELAGFFDYFTPDRVQVLGRTELSFLQELPKELLIERLDKFCSYDIPCIVIARGLEPPQELIDLSQKNQIPLLSTDYSTTSFVSRLTDYLESEFSPEVTKHGVLVEVYGVGVFIKGDSGIGKSESALDLVKRGHRLVADDAVIIRRFMRGALVGRSPEISKHYMELRGLGIINVRTLFGAGAVREEQSIDLIAELEKWDNAKNYDRLGIQDDTEEILDVTIPKVTIPVRPGRNLAMVMEVAAMNYRLKSTGYNAAQEFTKRLEETLRSEN
- a CDS encoding PTS lactose/cellobiose transporter subunit IIA, producing the protein MENINLDKTAFQITLHGGNAKDLANDALVAAKKGDYEQAENLLAEADKEFNLGHEVQSKAMQKDDKDNRIVPTLLLVHAKDHLMAAKTEIKLIKELIELHKKLDK
- a CDS encoding ROK family protein: MQKEYVVGVDLGGTKILTAVADLEGNILARVRKDTEAEKGKEAVIQKIKDTVYGVIKETDIDLSQVKGIGLGVPGPVNIKKGVIKHTPNLKLDNVNIIEELRELDTPIFLENDANAAALGEKWFGAGKAAENMIYMTVSTGIGGGVIINKEIFHGAGDAAGEIGHMTIIPDSDVQCGCGNYGCWEAIASGTALGRLGREAVEAGKDTLMSKLVNDPSEVNGAVVAKAAEKGDKVAREIMDKIADYLGIGMASLINIFNPDTIVIGGGVSQSWKLIEDKVNSTIKARAMNSLIEDVNIITAQLGSDVGVLGAVATALAELDLL